In bacterium, the following are encoded in one genomic region:
- a CDS encoding PIN domain-containing protein, translated as MTDKLIDTNILVYAYDTSEGIKHEASKNLLKQIWEAGGGIVCVQNMMEFFVVITQKVENPIDVKEAKTIVEDILKSDNWKIIDRDVDTFLSAIDLVSKYNIHLWDAVIAACMKENGIIEIVTENKADFEKIPDIRVIIPF; from the coding sequence ATGACAGATAAGCTCATCGATACGAACATTCTTGTATATGCTTATGATACCTCTGAAGGAATAAAACATGAGGCATCAAAGAACCTTTTGAAACAGATATGGGAAGCAGGTGGAGGAATTGTCTGTGTGCAAAATATGATGGAATTCTTTGTTGTTATTACCCAAAAAGTTGAGAACCCTATTGATGTTAAAGAAGCAAAAACTATCGTAGAAGATATTCTTAAATCAGATAATTGGAAGATTATTGATAGGGATGTAGATACATTTTTAAGTGCTATTGATCTTGTTTCTAAATATAATATTCATTTATGGGATGCTGTCATCGCAGCTTGTATGAAGGAGAATGGGATCATTGAAATTGTAACAGAGAACAAAGCAGATTTTGAAAAGATTCCAGACATAAGGGTTATTATTCCATTCTGA